One part of the Arachidicoccus terrestris genome encodes these proteins:
- a CDS encoding SusC/RagA family TonB-linked outer membrane protein encodes MNLPKIKTVKGLKLNRISLFYLGRPEFTYPVTNRKRDILKPILLSLWMAILLLIIIPAEAQNGMVDTLHGNVYNQADGTPVFGASVTIKGTTQGTLTDSAGNFRILTRLPVILTVTDVSHLPQEVPINDNKFVSIGLQASTQSLNDVVVVGYGEQQRGQVTGAVSTVDVTKTFRDRPLNDPIKALQGVVPGLAVSYSNGGLTSAATIRIRGVGSLVGSGSPLIMVDNVETDDLSVLNPDDIESVSVLKDAASTAIYGARAAFGVILIKTRSGRKNQPTSIRYSNNFYWSNPTILPDFADPTLGLPGLIKADERSGVTPELFGMNLNTLLEGIKTWKEKYAGNRTSDEMIPGEDFDITDDAAPYFYRIWDVKKMMLRTQPGQQHNIRISGGSDNIAYYVSAGYSKDGGIMRVHPDQVQKYNISTGVSANVTKWWDLNVKMLYRNFEYDYPFGYYGATQNYFYYMWRWGAYWPYGTYQGKYFRNIPAYLNAAQDNTVIDNYSRVDLSSNIKITKDLNLHADYSIVRDNVIRQNTGGPVMAWNSWTVGAPYQNISSSGYDYTSSNQMRDNMSVFNAYATYDKHFEGKHHLKLMAGINAQNNNDYDFTAKRMEILDPTKGYLSLASGEQYASDDANQAAFAGYFGRVNYDYNDKYLLELDGRYDGSSSFAEQDRWSFFSSGSVGYRISKERFMDFIKPFVSDWKFRASYGAIGNQDLGGDNRYLPLMNAGAVDWVVDGVAAQGVGAPNAVAKSLTWEKITTLNIGTDISMLNDKISLSLDWFQRTNDGMLTQNAVANTFGTTAPWINDGTMRTRGWELSVNGNLPVSRDLAFYGSLTLTDYKTVITKWDNASKLLSQNYSGQTYGDIWGFETDRYFTDNDFDQDGNYATGIADQSGLASGNFKYGPGDVKFKDQDGNGVIDGGDFSANNPGDLKVIGNTQPRYMYSFRIGGVYRNLDFDFFFQGVGKQSYWGTGDVAMPNFRGGDILYAHQLDYWTPENTDARYPNPYAGNGSGKIPGLAAGGNNFYPQSKYLLNTAYLRLKNVSIGYTLPRQWLSRFSIKSVRLYVSGENLFTISDLGVPLDPEALDGYSASTGRTFPIQRMYSFGAQIRL; translated from the coding sequence CTATCCTGTTACAAATAGAAAAAGGGATATATTGAAACCCATTTTATTGTCCTTATGGATGGCCATTTTGTTATTAATTATAATACCTGCCGAAGCCCAAAACGGTATGGTCGATACACTCCATGGGAATGTATATAATCAGGCAGACGGGACACCTGTGTTTGGCGCCTCAGTTACTATCAAGGGTACGACGCAGGGAACGCTGACGGACTCTGCCGGGAATTTTAGAATACTTACGAGATTGCCTGTTATTCTTACAGTAACAGATGTGTCACATCTGCCTCAGGAAGTGCCTATCAATGATAATAAGTTTGTTAGTATAGGATTACAGGCTTCGACGCAAAGCCTCAATGATGTTGTTGTTGTCGGTTATGGAGAACAGCAGCGTGGCCAGGTGACAGGCGCCGTCAGTACGGTTGATGTCACGAAGACTTTTCGCGATCGTCCTTTGAATGATCCGATCAAAGCTCTACAGGGCGTCGTACCCGGGCTCGCTGTTAGTTATTCTAATGGAGGACTGACATCAGCCGCGACCATACGCATTCGCGGTGTAGGGTCTCTTGTAGGTTCCGGTAGCCCGTTAATTATGGTAGATAACGTTGAAACGGATGATCTGTCCGTATTGAACCCAGATGATATTGAGAGTGTTTCCGTATTGAAAGATGCTGCATCAACGGCCATTTACGGTGCCAGAGCCGCCTTTGGTGTTATCCTGATCAAAACCAGGAGCGGGCGTAAAAACCAGCCAACTTCCATACGATATTCGAATAATTTTTACTGGAGCAACCCGACGATCTTGCCAGATTTTGCTGATCCTACCCTGGGATTGCCTGGTTTGATTAAGGCGGATGAGCGCTCTGGTGTAACACCTGAATTGTTTGGAATGAATTTAAATACGCTTTTGGAAGGGATTAAGACATGGAAAGAGAAATATGCGGGAAACAGAACATCAGATGAAATGATTCCGGGTGAAGACTTTGACATTACGGATGATGCTGCGCCTTATTTTTACCGGATCTGGGATGTTAAGAAAATGATGCTACGTACTCAACCGGGCCAGCAGCACAATATCCGGATTTCCGGTGGCAGCGACAATATTGCCTATTATGTTTCTGCTGGTTATAGCAAAGATGGCGGTATTATGCGGGTACATCCTGATCAGGTACAAAAATACAATATCTCCACCGGCGTAAGCGCAAATGTTACAAAATGGTGGGATTTGAATGTTAAGATGTTATATCGCAATTTTGAATATGATTACCCCTTTGGTTATTATGGCGCTACCCAGAACTATTTTTACTATATGTGGCGCTGGGGGGCCTATTGGCCATATGGGACATATCAAGGAAAATATTTTAGAAATATTCCGGCCTATCTGAACGCGGCCCAGGATAATACCGTCATTGATAATTATAGCAGAGTTGATCTGAGCTCTAATATTAAAATCACCAAGGATCTGAATCTCCATGCCGACTATAGCATTGTTCGTGATAATGTAATCCGGCAAAATACGGGGGGACCGGTCATGGCCTGGAACAGTTGGACGGTGGGCGCGCCTTATCAGAATATTTCTTCCTCTGGGTACGATTATACATCCTCTAATCAGATGCGTGACAATATGAGTGTGTTTAATGCCTATGCTACCTACGATAAACATTTCGAAGGAAAGCATCATTTAAAACTCATGGCAGGTATTAACGCACAGAATAATAATGATTACGACTTTACAGCTAAGCGTATGGAAATCCTGGATCCCACTAAAGGTTATCTCAGTCTAGCTTCAGGGGAACAATATGCTTCCGATGATGCCAATCAAGCAGCGTTTGCCGGATATTTCGGACGTGTTAACTATGACTATAACGATAAATATCTATTGGAACTGGATGGCCGTTACGACGGTTCTTCTTCTTTCGCAGAGCAAGACCGGTGGTCCTTTTTTAGTTCAGGATCTGTGGGGTACAGGATTAGTAAAGAAAGGTTTATGGATTTTATCAAACCTTTTGTTTCTGATTGGAAGTTCAGAGCTTCCTATGGTGCGATCGGTAATCAGGATCTGGGCGGTGACAACAGATATCTGCCACTGATGAACGCCGGAGCTGTAGATTGGGTGGTGGACGGGGTTGCCGCTCAAGGAGTTGGTGCTCCTAATGCGGTGGCAAAATCGCTGACATGGGAAAAGATTACTACGCTAAATATAGGTACCGACATTAGTATGCTGAACGATAAAATCTCGCTCTCGTTAGACTGGTTTCAACGGACTAATGATGGAATGCTTACACAAAATGCGGTGGCAAATACCTTTGGTACGACTGCTCCCTGGATCAATGACGGAACCATGAGGACCCGGGGTTGGGAATTAAGTGTGAATGGCAATTTACCTGTCAGTAGAGACCTGGCTTTCTATGGATCTTTGACATTAACTGATTATAAGACTGTGATTACCAAATGGGATAACGCTTCGAAGCTCCTGTCCCAAAATTATTCCGGTCAGACATATGGAGATATCTGGGGATTTGAGACAGACAGGTATTTTACGGACAATGATTTTGATCAGGATGGAAACTATGCTACAGGCATTGCAGATCAATCCGGACTTGCCAGTGGTAACTTTAAATATGGTCCGGGCGACGTCAAATTCAAAGATCAGGATGGAAATGGTGTTATTGACGGCGGTGATTTTTCGGCTAATAATCCCGGTGACCTGAAAGTAATTGGTAACACACAACCGCGGTATATGTATAGCTTTCGAATAGGAGGTGTCTACCGTAATCTGGATTTCGACTTTTTCTTCCAGGGTGTAGGCAAGCAAAGCTACTGGGGGACAGGAGATGTGGCCATGCCTAACTTTAGAGGTGGTGATATTTTATATGCCCACCAATTGGACTACTGGACACCGGAAAATACAGACGCCCGCTATCCCAATCCTTATGCAGGTAATGGCAGTGGTAAAATCCCTGGTCTGGCTGCAGGCGGTAATAACTTCTATCCACAATCTAAGTACTTGCTAAATACAGCCTATCTACGCCTGAAAAATGTGTCGATCGGTTATACGCTACCTCGTCAGTGGCTGAGTAGATTTAGCATAAAGTCTGTCAGACTGTATGTCAGCGGAGAAAATTTATTTACGATTTCTGATTTGGGCGTACCATTAGATCCAGAAGCCCTGGATGGGTATAGTGCATCTACCGGAAGAACTTTCCCGATCCAAAGAATGTATTCATTTGGCGCACAAATTCGCCTCTAA
- a CDS encoding RagB/SusD family nutrient uptake outer membrane protein has protein sequence MKRYINRYYLLGLFILMVSLLTGCAKFVDKPPLDEFSNDEYWTSETNVRTYNWGFYEMFTGFGTGTNGDFYFSWLSDDQTPAGFTNFVLTPPASDSRWTFTNIRKANIMLENIDKVPMDNEAKSHWRGVARFFRALAYFRLVKVFGDVPWINKSLDISEDDIIYKARDSRGLVMDSVLADLNFAYENLRQDDQPNTVNKDVALALISRVGLYAGTYRKYHTELKLPDADKFLIASKEASEKLMTAGYVLNPDFRTVYSSLDLNGDKECILYKQYEPGVLTHSVIGYTNSSTTMAGLSKNAVESYVCTDGLPIELSTHYQGDGDLEHTRMNRDKRLLESISDFLCYKGHLVGGLSASTGYRPAKFLQPDDENQLAPYNSTDAPIFWLPEILDNYAEACAELDDMGKYTITQADLDKSVNKLRDRAGVAHLQVSGHQGTAIDGTIFTDPVKDSDVPSLIWEIRRERRAELMMCGFRFYDLMRWKKGAYLDNTKNPDIFIGAKVPANDDIKRTSDGYLLPYSSGSNRIFEAKNYLSPVPTGQIALYPSDIQAGMQNPGWGD, from the coding sequence ATGAAACGCTATATAAACAGATATTATTTACTGGGTCTGTTCATACTGATGGTATCCCTGCTTACAGGGTGTGCTAAGTTTGTGGACAAGCCGCCGCTGGATGAATTTTCCAATGATGAGTATTGGACCAGTGAGACAAACGTCAGGACCTATAATTGGGGCTTTTATGAGATGTTTACAGGCTTCGGCACCGGCACCAACGGGGACTTTTATTTTTCCTGGCTCTCCGATGATCAGACTCCTGCAGGATTTACTAATTTTGTATTGACGCCTCCCGCCTCGGACAGTCGCTGGACCTTCACAAATATAAGAAAGGCAAACATTATGCTGGAGAATATTGACAAAGTTCCGATGGATAACGAAGCAAAAAGTCATTGGAGAGGAGTCGCTCGGTTTTTTAGGGCGCTGGCTTATTTTAGGCTCGTGAAAGTATTCGGGGATGTACCCTGGATCAATAAATCGCTGGATATTTCTGAAGACGATATTATCTATAAAGCCAGAGACTCAAGGGGCCTGGTAATGGATAGTGTATTGGCGGATTTGAATTTCGCATATGAAAACTTACGTCAGGATGATCAGCCTAATACAGTTAACAAAGATGTAGCCCTGGCATTGATTTCCAGAGTAGGCTTGTATGCTGGCACCTATCGCAAGTATCATACTGAATTAAAATTACCGGATGCAGATAAATTTCTAATAGCTTCTAAAGAAGCCAGTGAAAAGCTGATGACCGCAGGATATGTCCTGAATCCGGATTTTAGAACCGTTTACAGTTCATTAGATTTAAATGGTGATAAGGAATGTATATTATACAAACAGTACGAACCCGGCGTATTGACGCATTCAGTGATCGGTTATACGAATAGTAGTACCACCATGGCGGGTCTTAGTAAGAATGCAGTTGAATCTTATGTTTGCACAGATGGTTTGCCGATTGAACTTTCTACACATTACCAAGGAGATGGTGATTTGGAACACACAAGGATGAACCGTGATAAGCGATTATTAGAGTCTATCAGTGATTTTCTTTGTTATAAAGGTCATCTCGTTGGTGGCCTAAGCGCTTCCACAGGCTATCGACCAGCAAAGTTTTTGCAGCCGGATGATGAAAATCAATTAGCCCCTTATAATAGCACTGATGCACCGATATTCTGGCTACCTGAAATCCTGGACAACTATGCCGAGGCTTGCGCGGAATTAGATGATATGGGAAAGTATACCATAACTCAGGCGGATCTGGATAAATCTGTAAATAAATTGAGAGATAGGGCGGGTGTGGCTCATCTGCAAGTCTCAGGCCATCAGGGAACGGCCATTGACGGTACGATTTTTACAGACCCTGTCAAAGACAGTGATGTGCCTTCTCTGATATGGGAAATTCGTCGGGAAAGAAGAGCTGAGTTGATGATGTGCGGGTTTAGGTTCTATGATCTGATGCGTTGGAAAAAAGGAGCGTATCTGGATAATACGAAGAACCCTGACATATTCATTGGGGCAAAGGTGCCGGCCAATGACGATATCAAACGCACATCTGATGGTTATCTGCTTCCTTATAGTTCGGGCAGTAATAGAATATTCGAAGCAAAAAATTATTTGTCTCCTGTACCTACTGGCCAAATTGCACTTTATCCGTCTGATATACAAGCGGGTATGCAAAATCCTGGCTGGGGTGATTAA